TGGCCTCATGGACGAGCTCCGTGTGCAGCGTCGCGAGCAGGTGAAAAGGCAGCTCCTCGCCGCTCACGCCAAGGGTGAGTTCAACGAAGCCCTGCTGGACGAGCTCATCATGGGCAACTGGCCGCGTGGCGAAAAAATCGCCCATAAGGACATCAAGATCCGCACATTCATCAGCCAGGAGTCCAACCGCATCCAGCTGGCCTCGCACGTTTACGACATCACCTACGGGCAGATCGAAAGCGGCGTCGACCACTTGGTCTGCATTGATGACTCCATCGTTCGCGGCACCACGCTCAAGCGCTCCATCCTGCGCATCCTTTCGCGCACCGAGCCGAAGTCGATTGTCATTGCCTCCACGGCACCGCAGATTCGCTACCCGGACTGCTACGGCATCGACATGTCCGAGATGGGCAAGTTTATCGCCTTCCAGGCCACCATCGCGCTGCTCAAGGAGTCTGGCGCGACGGAGTTGATTAACGAAGTTTACCGCGACTGCCGCGCCCAGGCCGACAAGCCCGTCGAGCAAATGGTCAACCACGTGAAGCGCCTCTACGACCACTTCACGCCCGAGCAAATTTCCGCCAAGATCGCCGAGTTGGTCTCCCCGCCTAATGGCGACTGGAACGGCGAAGTGAAGGTGATTTACCAGACCATTGAGAACCTCCACGCGAGCTGCCCGAACAACCACGGCGACTGGTATTTCACCGGCAATTACCCGACTCCTGGCGGTTATGGCGTGCTTAACCGCGCGTTCATCAACTACTTCGAAAAGCGGGAAGGGCGTAGCTACTAGCCAGCGAGGGATGACGTCGGATGGCGGATCGCGAATTTCCACATTCGCTTATAAACCATCTATTAAAATAGTTTCGTCATCCAGCCATGCGAATCGAAGGCCACTCCAGAGCGTAAATTTCAGATGGTGTATAAGCGAATGTGGAAATTCGCGATCCGCCTCCGCTAACGCTCCGTCGCGATCTGCTATCCACCGCTAACGTTCCGCTATCCACCGCTATCTTCCGCGTCGCCGCCAAACCAACGCGCCCAGCAGCACGCCGCCAAACATCAGTGCGTAGTGTGCCGGCTCAGGGATGAGCAGGGGGGCGATGTCGCGGAAGATGTCCGTGGGGATGTGCTCGCCGGAGAGCAGGTTTGTTAAAATGACGACGGTTTGGTCGGTGTCTTTGTCGTAAAGGGCCAGTGCCTGATAGCCAAGGTAGTCGCCGGTGTGGCCCAGGAAGCCGTCGATCTCGCCAATGCCGAGGCCGTAGGCGTCATACTCGGGGCCGTCGCCGCCACCGGATAGGTCGATCATTTGCAGGCGCTCGGCCTGAATCTCGGGTGAGAGCAGCGTGCCGTAGGCGAGGGCCTCGGCCCAGATGCGGAGATCCTCCATGTCGGCAACCATAGCGCCGGAGCCGGCGGATGAGCTCGGGCTGGACGTGGTAATGTCCTCGTAGCCAACCTCCGAGTCGAACACGCCGTAGCCGCGCGAAAACGGATCGGGAATGTCGACCGTGACCGGGTAAAGGGTGTTGTCCAGGCCGAGCGGGGCCAGGACGTTGGTGTTGATTTCATGTGCGAGTGTGTTGCCCGTGACCTGCTCGATGACCATGCCCAGGGCGACGGTGTTCGTGTTGGAATACTGCCACTGTGCGCCGGGGGCGAAGTTGGCCCCGTTGCGATCGGCGACATCGACCAGCTCCTGCGGAGCCCACTCGCGGGTGAGGTCATTAAAGAGCTCGTTTACGAAGGCACCGTCTGCCGTGTAGTTGTAGATGCCGCTGGTCATGTTGGCGAGCTGGCGTAGCGTGGCGCTGCCGTTTTCAATGGTCGGCAAATATTTGCTGATCGGGTCGTCCAGACTGACCTGCCCGTTATCCACCAACTGCAGCAGACGGGTGACGGTGAACGACTTGGTGACGCTGCCGATGCGGGTGTGGTCACTGGTGGTGATTGGCGCACTGGTGTCGAGGTTGCCCACGCCACGCGCAAAGGTGGTGATCGCTGAATCGCCCTGCCAGACGCCGACGATCATGCCGGGCACGCCCTGGGCATCCTGATGAGCCGCAGCGATGTCGTAGATATCGGAGGCCAGATCGGCTTGAGCCAGCGTGGGAAGGATCAGCAAAGGTGTGAGCCGAATTAGGGAAGTGAGCGTCATTGTAGAATTGATCGATAGGGCCATTGGTTAATTTTGCAATTCTGTCTTGGACAATTGATCGCGAAAATTTATTCCTTGGATTATGGAAATTCTCGGTTTGCTCATGATGGTTGTGCTGTTCCTCGTCGCCCTGTGGGCGATTACGCTTTGCCTGCGCCTGGGCGCGAGCTGGGCGGGGATTCCGAAAAAGGAGAACACCATCGGCCGGGCGCTGATCGCGATGATCATCAGCTGGTTCGTGCTGGGCTTGCTCGGCGGGGGCGGCTCGATCGTGCCCGTCGTGGGGAACATCGTCGGCATGCTGATCAGCCTGATCATCAACGGCGCGATCATCGGGTGGGTCTACGGCGTTACTTTTGGCAAGGGCGTGCAGATCTACGCGCTGGCGCTGGTGGCGCAGATCGTATTGTTCGTTGTGGCCATTTTCATTCTGGGCTTGCTCGGGGTGAGCCTGGCCGCATAATTTGCGGCTTCCGCTTTTGCTGGCGCACTTTGCGTCGCAAAGCGTTTTTTGAAATCTTTTCTCTTTGACTTGTTCACAACTTGTGAATAACTCTCGGTCAGCCCATGTCGGAGAACTTTCCATCGAAGCGAGTGCTGGTCTTGAACCGCCTCTGGCAGCCGGTCAACATCGTTGGCGTTCGGCGGGCATTTTCATTGCTCATGCAGGAGCATGCGCAAGCGCTGGACAACACCAGCGGCAACTTCCAAATGCTCGACGCCGCGCAATGGATCGAGTTCTCCCTGGACAATCCGCCGGAGTCGGAGTTTGACGCAATTCACACCGTCAAAATGCGCCTGCGCATACCGTCGGTGATGTTGCTGCGTGAATACGACCGCGTGCCCAGCAAGGAAGTAAAGTTTAACCGCCGCAACATCTTTGAGCGTGACGACCATGTCTGCCAATACTGCGGCCACAATTACCACGAGCGCGACCTCAACCTCGACCACGTCATCCCGCGTGACCAAGGCGGCCGCACGACCTGGGAAAACATCGTGACCTCCTGCATTCGCTGCAATACGCAGAAGGCGAACCGGATGCCGCACCAGGCTGGCATGCGCCTGCTCAAGAAGCCCGCCCGGCCCAAATGGCGTCCGTTCGTAAGCCTCGTCGACGAGCAGGACCCCGAGCCCGAGTGGCAGCACTTCATCGGCAAATAGCCCAGCCAGCGTACCGCTGGACCGATTGATTTGCCCATTGGGCAAATGGCGGTGGGGCAGGGAGTTGGCCCGCGAATAAGGTGGCGCGGATCGTCCCCGATCCGCAAGGACTGAGGGGCAGAGCGAAGGTTCGAGTTATGCCTGGTTTCGCCCATGCGCGCGCTCGAACTGATGATCTTGATTGCCGCTGCTTGCGGATCGGGGACGATCCGCGCTACCTTTTTGTATTGTGGTCGTTGTCTGAATTACGTTGCTCCGGCGCGCCGGATCGCGCTAGGTCTAGTGTATGAAAATCGTTCGCGTGCGCACCCAGGGAAATCGCGTTGTTTACGGCGCGTTGCAAGATGGCGGGTCGATCCTCAAGCTAGAGGGCGACATTTATGGGGACTTCGAGGTCTCCGGTGAGGCCGTCAGTGGCGACATCCTGGCTCCGGTTGCGCCGACAGGTATTTTTTGCATTGGTCTGAATTACCGCGCCCACGCTGAGGAGACCGGTGCCCAGATACCGGAGCACCCGGTCCTTTTCATGAAGGGGATCAACGCCGCGAACGACCCCGGCGCGCCGATCGTTCTGCCGCGCCACCTTAAGAGCACCAAGGTCGACTACGAGTGCGAGCTCGCGGTGGTCATTGGCAAGGCCGCAAAGAATGTTCAAAAGGCCGATGCGCTGCGCTACGTGCTGGGCTATACCTGCGCGAACGACGTTTCTGCGCGCGATTGGCAAAAACACGGCGGTGGCGGCCAGTGGTGCCGTGGCAAAACCTTCGACAGCTTTTGTCCGCTCGGCCCGGTGCTGGTCACGCCCGACGAACTCGGCGACCCCAACGCCTTGCAAATCTCGACGACGATTAATGGCGAGCAACTGCAAAATTCCAACACGGCCGACATGATCTTCGACGTGCCGACGCTGATCGAATTCCTCAGCGGCAGCACGACTTTGCTCCCCGGCACCGTAATCCTCACGGGCACGCCGGCGGGCGTTGGCATGGGCCGCGACCCTTACCGCTGGCTCCAGCCCGGCGACGAGTGCACCGTGGAAATCGAAAAAATCGGGCAGTTGACGAATCCCGTCGTGGTGGAGGAAGTTTAAAGCTCTGGTAACGAATTTTCCCCAGCCTTGCCTTAAGGCGCGGGCCTTGCTTTAGGTTTCCCATGCGATCCGATGTAAAAACGGTTTTCTTCGATTTGGACGGCACGCTGATCGACCACTTTACGTGCATTTACCGCTGCTACGAGTATGCGGTGGGTAAGATGGGGCTGCCGCCAGTCAGCTATGATAAGGTGCGCGCGACGGTGGGCGGCTCAGTGCGGATCACCATGGGGAAGCTCGTGGGCGTCGATCGCGCGGAGGAGGGCGAGACGCTTTTCCGTGAACGCTTTGAGGAGATCATGCTCGAGGATTTGCATCCGCTGCCGGGCGTAGAGTCGCTCTTGCATCAGCTGCACGAGCAGGGCGTGCAATGCGCGGTGTTCACCAACAAGCATGGCCCGAGCTCGCGCAAGATTATGGCCCATCTTGGCTACGATGCCTATTTGAAAAAGACGATTGGCACCTACGACACGCCCTGGCGCAAGCCGGAGCCGGAGTTTAGCCAATACGCGCTAGAGCAGATGGACGCCGACCCGGCCACTTCGATCATGATCGGCGATTCGCCGTTTGACGTGCTGGCGGGCAAGGCTGGTGGCATGCGCACCTATGTCGTTGCCACGGGCAGCCACTCGGTGGAGGAGCTGGAGGCCAACGACCCGCCCACCGATGGCGTTTTCCGCGACATGGTCCACCTCGCCGAGGAAGTCTTTGGCTTGGCGGTGGAGGAGGTTGCTGGCTAGCTCCGCGTTCCTATAGAGTTAGAGTTCCCCCTAGCAGCGGCGATTATTACTGCGATTACTCATGCTGATGAAAAGTCCGCGCGTCGACGAATTCGTCCGGTTCGCCTTGACCTTTGACCTGGGTGGGCAAACCTTGGGCGGCTTAGATGGAGCGCTTATCAATAGTAATTCTTATTCTCATCGCGGCGATGGGGGTAACCGCCTGCAAGCCGAAACCCGAGGTCAAGACTTACACGATCCCCAAGGAGCAAACGGCCGCGCGCCCAACGATGGCGGCTGGCGCGCCCGCGGATTCACCGACGATACCAGCCCCTGGCGGTGCGACGGGCCCGATGATGAGCGGCCCCATGGCGGGCGGTGGCTCGATGACTGCGACCCCTGGCATGGTCGCGCAGGTGAGCGGTTTTCAAACGCCAGCCTGGCAAGCGCCCGCCGACTGGCAGGCGAAGGACCCCGGCTCCGTCCGAAAGGGCTCGTGGGACGTCGTCGGCGCAGGTGGCTCGGCGGATGTATCCATCACGGTCTTCCCGGGCGACGTCGGCGGTGATCTGGCCAACGTCAACCGCTGGCGCCAGCAGTTGGGCTTGCCCGCGGTGGATAACGCCGGTCTACAGCCCGCGCTCACCCACAAAGATTTTGCCGGCGGGCACGGCCACATCGTCCACTTGGTCGGGCAGAATGGCCAATCGATTTTAGGTGCCATTTTGCCGCGAGGCGGTGCCACCTGGTTCTTTAAAATGCAAGGCGACTCCGCGCTGGTGGAAAGCCAACTGGTGCCCTTTGACGCCTTTTTGGAAACGGTCGATTTCTCGGCCACTGAGACTCCCTGATGAATCCTGTATTTCGTTTTTTTAGTTCCCTTGGGCTGACGGTGGCGCTGCTCGCGCTGTCGATCGTGCTGGTCTTTTTCGGAACGCTGGACCAAGTCCAGTGGGGCATCAACCACACGCAAAAGCTCTACTTCGAGAGTTGGGTGGTGATGTCGCCAGTGGTCTCGCTGATCAAGGTTTTCACCTCGCAGCAGTTCGATCCGGACCTGGCGCATATCACGTTTCCGCTGCCGGGTGGTTTCACACTCGGGGCGCTGTTGCTCATCAACCTGAGCTGCTCGCATTTCCGTTATTTCAAGGCGAGCTGGAAGAAGTCCGGCATCGCCGTGTTGCACCTCGGCGTGCTGTTGCTGATCGTCAGTGGCTTCACCACGAGCATGCTGCAGGAGGAAAGCCAAATGCGGATGGACGAGGGCGGGGCACCGGTCAATTACTCCACCGATTTCCGCGCGGCCGAGATCGTGCTGATCGATAAGTCCGCCGCCGACTCCGATACGGTCACCGCCATCCCGTTTAAGCTGGCCCTCGACGAGGACACGATCGCGCTGCCCAACGGCTTTACGCTGAACATCATCGCCGCCGTCCAAAACGGGGGCATGGGCATCCGCAATAATTTGCTCAACGACTACCAGAGCTTTGTCATACAAAGTGAGCAGCCCGGCGCGCCCAAAATGAGCGAAGAGCAGTTCCGCCAGGTCAATGGCACCATCGCGGGGCTGCGCGATCCGAACGTCGTGATGATCGGCATGGACGGCACGCCATTGGTCAACGCTGCCGACCTGAATATGCAGGGCTTTGCGCCGCGCATGGACGGCATCGTCATTCAGCACCCACCGACCTTTAAAG
This is a stretch of genomic DNA from Cerasicoccus sp. TK19100. It encodes these proteins:
- a CDS encoding serine hydrolase domain-containing protein is translated as MTLTSLIRLTPLLILPTLAQADLASDIYDIAAAHQDAQGVPGMIVGVWQGDSAITTFARGVGNLDTSAPITTSDHTRIGSVTKSFTVTRLLQLVDNGQVSLDDPISKYLPTIENGSATLRQLANMTSGIYNYTADGAFVNELFNDLTREWAPQELVDVADRNGANFAPGAQWQYSNTNTVALGMVIEQVTGNTLAHEINTNVLAPLGLDNTLYPVTVDIPDPFSRGYGVFDSEVGYEDITTSSPSSSAGSGAMVADMEDLRIWAEALAYGTLLSPEIQAERLQMIDLSGGGDGPEYDAYGLGIGEIDGFLGHTGDYLGYQALALYDKDTDQTVVILTNLLSGEHIPTDIFRDIAPLLIPEPAHYALMFGGVLLGALVWRRRGR
- a CDS encoding HNH endonuclease, whose amino-acid sequence is MSENFPSKRVLVLNRLWQPVNIVGVRRAFSLLMQEHAQALDNTSGNFQMLDAAQWIEFSLDNPPESEFDAIHTVKMRLRIPSVMLLREYDRVPSKEVKFNRRNIFERDDHVCQYCGHNYHERDLNLDHVIPRDQGGRTTWENIVTSCIRCNTQKANRMPHQAGMRLLKKPARPKWRPFVSLVDEQDPEPEWQHFIGK
- a CDS encoding fumarylacetoacetate hydrolase family protein; protein product: MKIVRVRTQGNRVVYGALQDGGSILKLEGDIYGDFEVSGEAVSGDILAPVAPTGIFCIGLNYRAHAEETGAQIPEHPVLFMKGINAANDPGAPIVLPRHLKSTKVDYECELAVVIGKAAKNVQKADALRYVLGYTCANDVSARDWQKHGGGGQWCRGKTFDSFCPLGPVLVTPDELGDPNALQISTTINGEQLQNSNTADMIFDVPTLIEFLSGSTTLLPGTVILTGTPAGVGMGRDPYRWLQPGDECTVEIEKIGQLTNPVVVEEV
- a CDS encoding HAD family hydrolase, yielding MRSDVKTVFFDLDGTLIDHFTCIYRCYEYAVGKMGLPPVSYDKVRATVGGSVRITMGKLVGVDRAEEGETLFRERFEEIMLEDLHPLPGVESLLHQLHEQGVQCAVFTNKHGPSSRKIMAHLGYDAYLKKTIGTYDTPWRKPEPEFSQYALEQMDADPATSIMIGDSPFDVLAGKAGGMRTYVVATGSHSVEELEANDPPTDGVFRDMVHLAEEVFGLAVEEVAG